The genomic region gttttacaatTTACGTTTTGTGGTTTTTACGATCgctttcgtgttgttttttttatagttacgtataacagaaacaaatttttaggtcccaagataacctttcattaatcataaatttacaaaaCTCCCGTCCAGGGAACGGGTACTCTAATGAGTATACTGTATACATGTACTTTTAATAATTTCGAacgaatatatttaatatttaaattttgaccTTCAATtgtcataattataacataaaacgtaattttaataaacattctgGGCTACTTGATACTTCAAGACGTtggtattattaataatattgctATTCTGCATATTATTggataatgaaaataaagataataaagaaattgGGTTAACGATTATCCTATCTCTACTATATGTTAAttctcacagaaaaaaaaaattagtgtttaaCCTCAACAATTATTTcgttagaatttaaaaaaaaaaaaaaaaacgttatttattattttttaatttcgtgcaaagctacatgagggctatctgggctatccgtccctaatttagtagtgtaagactacagggaaggcagctattcatcaccacccaccgccaaatcttgtgctactcttttaccaacgaacagtaggattgaccgtcacattataacgcccccacggctgaaagggctagcatgtttggtgcgaccggattcGAACCGTTACatttcgaacgccttaacccatctggccatgccgggcaaactGAAAACGATCAATATCGTTACTCAACAACCTGGAAAACATATTGATGAATCTACacctaatgtttgtttttttttacttgttgatCTCCAGAAGAATGAATATGCTTGTGCCTAGAAGAATGTTCCACACCTTTAAATAACTAAtcataagaattaatattttttcttttaattaaaaatattttctaattttgtaaaataagtttgCGTTAAAGTCCaaagaaaatcaaaactttttttattGCCTACGTAATATTAAATAATGGAGAATGAACATTCGGGAACATGACAGGAGTTAACAGACAGgcatatttttaaacataccAGTTTGTAATCTTCACTTGTCACAGTCATGAAAGAAACACGTGCTTTTTTATTgtgacaatattattattttcaatgacGTCTTTGTAAGAAATGCTGTAAATTTCAATGAATATCAAAACAAAGATATGCATTTATGAACACATTTTAATGCCAAACAAGccaatttgttaatgtttttgttgttgtttttaatataaaacatcaacGACATTTTATGAaaagagtaaaatataaatttaacgtTAACTCAATTTAAAACTCCCTAAACAGTTTCTGCAATAATAACATATCACTTTTAATATTATCATAAGGCACATAATGATGAAACAGAAACATGTCTAACATTTTTCTCTTACCTAAAGAGGTGTCGTAGGCACAGATATACTCTGACGTAGTGAACTGGGAAGTAAGAGACGATTTACCCACTTCTGGATAGCCGATGACAAGCACTCTGTGATGAATACGTGAAGGAAAAGAACTGATTGATGAAAAGCCGTGAGTGCTCCGAGATTTGGAGCGAAAGGAATCCCCTCGGTTGATAACCCCTTTGGGTGTTAAAGAAAAGTTCCGGAGACGCTGGTAGTCATTTCCATTGTTCGACAGTGGCAGTGAGTTGTCAGATGAAGAGCGGCTGTTGGAGTTAGAATCCGGCGGAAGAGTCAAATCTGTCGGAATACTTTTGATTCTCTGCCGGAAACTGTTGTTAGGTTCCAAGGACTTGCGCCTTCGAGATGATTTCATTGACTGGGTTCGACTGACTGTATTATTCCGCTTCAGTCGATTTTGGCTGGGATTCTTCAGTCGGGAACTACTTCGTCGTGATACAGTAAAGCCTATACTAGGACTGGTGTTAACTGACTCTCCTTTGCTTGGACCGTGTGTGGACTTTTGCTCGGCAAATTTAAAAAGGTCAGGAACACTGCAGGGGTAAGCAGCACACAGTTTTTGACCAGCTTGTGTCGTCTTGAAAAGACAATGATTAAAGTCACCATTTAAAACCTCTCCTAAAACCATAATTACCGGTCTCTTGATCAATTATTTGAAATCTGAAACTCAACAATAACGTCTAGGTTTTagttgataaatataaatgtaaattctTCTGGACTTCAATTTTTAATATTCGATACTTCCATATGGACTCGTTCTGCTGCTAATTTCACATGTCACCTACATTCATCCGTTTGTGAGATTTTTATTTGCTCACCGAAATATGACGTCACAAATTCACGGTGAAGTACGCATGCTTTATTTTTTGGCACACTTTAAGATGAATAATTAACAACCCTGAAATGCCTAAAAAGATATTTCACgtcttatgtatataaatatcaaacttaagAGAACCGCCGTTAATAACTGTTTTTGAAGTGTGGAACGTAAAAAAATGACCCAGTTTGATGATTTATGGAAAGTAAAGTTATAGGTTTTCCCACAGTGAAGTAGCTATTTATCGTAATATTTTGGTGATTTATTCCCTTAGTGCTTAATAAAATACGTACCTCGAAAATTCTGTAAATTTATAGGTCCTTAAAAACGCAATAATTGCGATAAAAAGTGACTTGTTTTATACagataaaaatcatgtttgtcttagtaacagtaaaaatataggtCTCTTATAGCGTATAGCGCACAAGATGGCGAACCATGGTTTTTTATCGATTTTTTTGTGCGATATTACActccagtaaaagtgaaaataattttatcaccTCTTTCTTTACTAGCTCTGTATCTCAAAGTGACACAGTAGTAAGACTTATAACCTTGAAAATGGTAGACGATCAGCTTTgcccttaacaacaaacaaacagtatcagcTGTGCACAGTTTCCCAATTAGTAACTACAATATCATTTCAGCTGCGCCTCATAGTTGCTAAAattctaaaaatcgggtttcaatacctgcaATGGATAGAACGAATATAAACCTTTACATGGCCTTGTATTTCACAACGAACAGTTAGTTTCAGTTGCAATGTGTGTCATTAAAATGCAATGTTTGAGAAACATCAATGACATTCAAACTAGAAAACATGTGTTTATCAATTCCAATTTTACCCGTACAGTTTACGTGTATTACGAAGaggaaattacaaaagaaaatttgtatttaaaagagcattttcatgtaaaattatttacattctAAGAATAAAAGAACTGTAAGAATACTGACCGACTTCCTGGAACAACTTCTCCTAACTGCAGCTAAATGAATGATAACGGCCAGCCTCACAGTACTAAGCTAATAGACACATGCCTTGAATAtaagaaaaagagagagattaACCAAACGGAATGGTTTTTCTGGCTGTCTGGGCTTCAATTccatcaggcccggcatggccaggtggttaaagcattcaactcgcaatctgagagtcgcgggttcgaatccccgtcacaccaaacatgctcgcccttttagccgtagggacgttataatgtggtggaaaatcccattattcgttactaaaagagtaacCCCAAGTTGgctgtaagtggtgatgactagctgccttccctctagtcttacactgctaaattagggatggctaacggagataaccctcgtgtaactttgcacgacgAAACAACAGTAATTTATCGGTCATTCGGAGaacaaaacaatttgttacaTCTTACGTTTATCAGAAGGGTTCGATTTCATGCCCTTCTGAAGTGTTGTAGAACGTTTGTCCTTTTAATAAacacgggcctggcatggcctagcgcataaggcgtgcgactcgtaatccgagggtcacgggttcgcgcccgcgtcgcgccaaacatgatcgccctcccagccgtgggggcgatataatgttacggtcaatcccactatttgttggtaaaagagtagcccaagagttggcgatgagtggtgatgactagctgccttccctctagtcttacactgctaaattagg from Tachypleus tridentatus isolate NWPU-2018 chromosome 1, ASM421037v1, whole genome shotgun sequence harbors:
- the LOC143249450 gene encoding uncharacterized protein LOC143249450 isoform X2, coding for MVLGEVLNGDFNHCLFKTTQAGQKLCAAYPCSVPDLFKFAEQKSTHGPSKGESVNTSPSIGFTVSRRSSSRLKNPSQNRLKRNNTVSRTQSMKSSRRRKSLEPNNSFRQRIKSIPTDLTLPPDSNSNSRSSSDNSLPLSNNGNDYQRLRNFSLTPKGVINRGDSFRSKSRSTHGFSSISSFPSRIHHRVLVIGYPEVGKSSLTSQFTTSEYICAYDTSLAEENEKSVTIVLNGQESELVFVEHSFVDNMVSGTGFTRGTPVSPHSQILGIGSLDPSQGNIIAMP
- the LOC143249450 gene encoding GTP-binding protein GEM-like isoform X1 codes for the protein MVLGEVLNGDFNHCLFKTTQAGQKLCAAYPCSVPDLFKFAEQKSTHGPSKGESVNTSPSIGFTVSRRSSSRLKNPSQNRLKRNNTVSRTQSMKSSRRRKSLEPNNSFRQRIKSIPTDLTLPPDSNSNSRSSSDNSLPLSNNGNDYQRLRNFSLTPKGVINRGDSFRSKSRSTHGFSSISSFPSRIHHRVLVIGYPEVGKSSLTSQFTTSEYICAYDTSLAEENEKSVTIVLNGQESELVFVEHSFVDNMVAITISNFDAYVFVYSVTNKHSFQQTNYLFQQIGKSPRIAKKPVILVGNKADLVRLRVVTTDDGRSMATSYGCKFIETSAGINHHVDELLVGLLSQIRLKIQHEERVKKERQSVTPERNKSSSQVAGDKVKCFIKKMLGKTSASWKSCDNLHVL